A stretch of Gossypium hirsutum isolate 1008001.06 chromosome A06, Gossypium_hirsutum_v2.1, whole genome shotgun sequence DNA encodes these proteins:
- the LOC107962552 gene encoding uncharacterized protein isoform X1, with translation MAFDQNSIQEDLRPLNVARIVTEEPQIADAVAATNNTRGASIDGFLPNSPRELETYGGAMRVLYPATVTDAGFASLGYGNVVPLTPGVPAWRPHMPMPVPVGNSSMNLVGGFGYSPNLGNMVAANAVHQVSNDVVAGHGYSPSLGNRISGNRSDQLSHDRVTVGLAHSCNMGNKVSGNGNELIGGVGYKSNSGVGSNGNGADQVNDEGGDDSVSGKKVKFLCSFGGKILPRPSDGVLRYVGGQTRIISVRRDVSFTEFVQKMMDTYGQPVVIKYQLPDEDLDALVSVSCSDDLVNMMDEYEKVIERSSDGSAKPRVFLFSASELDPSGTVQFGDLHDNGQKYVEAVNGIVNGAAGGIARKESIASATSTPNSDISGSEAVDSSGAVQGDVGGPPSTNLLSPRGNSPISGVHLGSPVVNISPQTLSSQLEFEAGRTVRLASTQQQLGYDLQQHYASTHVDPRHEVTSHTEYMQFAPQMEFSNPKFVANTGSVFNQQQPQENAPHQYIPAFNMTMTPSISHVVVRPAPFQPLLQHQQTPLEHYPDQNALGTRIIQHPVYQSHNIYQAEIPSAMVAGGYTFHHTPQTEHVVFSDGSLQQIKVTTPAKIPSIEDCFMCQKALPHVHSDPLVQDQRDGGATPMVNADSSYHGLHQEDSMRISSVNKVVVTAPIGDGIAHQQAGVQQLGHVDHQVGGLKSEAVGSSQNPDAPYGHEGNISPITDNSDHPRIPASLGLMGLASEFQSPYVLPTQYQFQKEVPHVEAIGIHALEQPVHETSRVPAVPKKDSVDPNHLIQIDRMMEPLQMSNEQSSLPIDKTRKEDILDEKSPHIVGEELLLDNLVTHGRPKVGVEVQYGNPPFSGVESAHTLGFDEVSLMQQKIVQCNTEAVPSNANSQAYFSPSNRGGDVLDSSNSLFSNQDPWNLQQHAYFPPPKPNKIQTKKELLALREDRDPFGENQAVIGGESNIELEDEVYQPLSHLNENLSSDHTQSMKGSGEELIKEELQAVAEEVAASVFRSSTHSNPDVPAETNASGNEGYQDTDVLPSDIKLQHKAKFEELKTKQPDRTNFGLRVSDGIGGLQVIKDSDLEELWELGSGTFGTVYHGKWRGTDVAIKRINDRCFAGKPSEQERMIDDFWNEAIKLADLHHPNVVAFYGVVLDGPGGSVATVTEYMVSGSLRDALQKSERNLDKCKRLLIAMDVAFGMEYLHGKNIVHFDLKSDNLLVNLRDPHRPICKVGDLGLSKLKCQTLISGGVRGTLPWMAPELLNGSNSLVSEKVDVFSFGIVMWELLTREEPYADLHYGAIIGGIVSNTLRPAVPESCDPDWRSLMERCWSSEPSERPNFTEIVNELRSMAAKIPPPKGQSP, from the exons ATGGCATTTGATCAAAATTCAATACAAGAAGATCTTAGACCATTGAATGTAGCTAGAATTGTAACTGAAGAGCCCCAAATTGCGGATGCGGTGGCTGCCACTAATAATACCCGCGGTGCAAGCATTGACGGGTTTCTTCCCAACTCGCCTCGGGAGCTTGAGACTTATGGTGGTGCCATGCGTGTTCTTTATCCAGCAACGGTGACTGATGCCGGTTTTGCAAGTTTAGGATATGGGAATGTAGTGCCCTTGACACCGGGTGTCCCTGCATGGAGACCTCACATGCCTATGCCTGTGCCGGTTGGGAATTCAAGTATGAACCTGGTTGGCGGGTTCGGTTATAGTCCGAATTTGGGCAATATGGTGGCTGCTAATGCCGTGCATCAGGTTAGTAATGATGTGGTAGCTGGGCATGGTTATAGTCCTAGTCTGGGCAATAGGATTAGTGGGAATAGGAGTGATCAATTGAGTCACGATAGGGTGACTGTAGGCTTAGCTCATAGTTGTAATATGGGAAACAAGGTtagtggtaatgggaatgaattAATAGGTGGGGTTGGTTATAAATCAAATTCAGGAGTTGGAAGTAATGGCAATGGTGCTGATCAGGTTAATGATGAGGGTGGGGATGATTCTGTGTCTGGGAAAAAGGTTAAGTTTTTGTGTAGTTTTGGGGGGAAGATATTGCCTAGACCAAGTGATGGGGTGTTGAGATATGTAGGGGGGCAGACAAGGATTATTAGTGTTAGAAGAGATGTGAGCTTTACTGAGTTTGTGCAAAAAATGATGGATACTTATGGGCAACCTGTGGTTATCAAGTACCAGCTTCCTGATGAGGACCTTGATGCATTAGTTTCCGTTTCATGCTCCGATGATCTTGTTAATATGATGGATGAGTATGAGAAAGTGATTGAAAGGTCTTCAGATGGATCTgctaaaccaagggtatttttgtTTTCGGCTTCGGAACTTGATCCTTCCGGTACGGTTCAATTCGGGGATTTGCATGACAATGGGCAGAAATATGTTGAGGCAGTAAATGGAATTGTGAATGGAGCTGCTGGTGGCATCGCACGTAAGGAGAGCATAGCAAGTGCGACTTCAACACCAAACTCTGATATTAGTGGGAGTGAAGCTGTTGATAGCTCAGGTGCTGTTCAAGGGGATGTTGGTGGACCTCCATCAACAAACTTGTTGTCACCTAGAGGGAATTCACCTATTTCCGGTGTTCATTTAGGAAGCCCGGTAGTTAATATCAGTCCTCAAACACTTTCGTCTCAACTTGAGTTTGAGGCTGGGAGGACGGTGCGGCTTGCTTCAACACAGCAGCAATTGGGATATGATCTGCAGCAACACTATGCATCTACACATGTTGATCCTCGCCATGAAGTTACAAGCCATACCGAATATATGCAGTTTGCACCTCAAATGGAGTTCTCAAATCCTAAGTTCGTGGCAAATACTGGTTCTGTGTTCAATCAACAGCAGCCTCAAGAAAATGCCCCTCATCAGTACATTCCTGCTTTTAACATGACTATGACTCCCTCCATCTCTCATGTTGTTGTTAGACCAGCACCGTTTCAGCCGCTGTTGCAACACCAACAAACTCCATTGGAGCATTATCCTGATCAAAATGCATTAGGAACAAGGATAATTCAGCATCCTGTTTATCAGAGCCACAATATTTATCAGGCCGAGATTCCATCAGCAATGGTTGCAGGAGGTTATACTTTCCATCATACTCCACAAACTGAGCATGTCGTCTTCTCAGATGGATCATTGCAGCAGATCAAAGTAACTACTCCAGCGAAGATCCCCAGTATCGAGGACTGCTTTATGTGTCAAAAGGCATTGCCTCATGTGCATTCTGATCCTTTGGTGCAGGACCAAAGAGATGGTGGCGCAACACCTATGGTGAATGCAGATTCTAGTTATCATGGTCTGCATCAAGAAGACTCAATGAGAATTTCATCAGTGAATAAAGTTGTGGTGACCGCACCGATAGGGGATGGCATTGCTCACCAGCAAGCTGGGGTGCAACAACTTGGCCATGTTGATCATCAAGTTGGTGGATTGAAGTCAGAGGCAGTTGGATCCTCTCAAAATCCTGATGCACCATATGGACATGAAGGGAATATTTCCCCAATAACAGATAATTCTGATCACCCTAGGATTCCAGCAAGCCTAGGTTTGATGGGTTTGGCAAGTGAGTTTCAATCACCATATGTTTTGCCAACTCAATACCAGTTCCAAAAGGAGGTTCCACATGTTGAGGCAATTGGCATTCATGCTTTAGAACAGCCAGTGCACGAAACGTCAAGGGTTCCTGCTGTACCTAAAAAAGATAGCGTAGACCCTAACCATCTGATCCAAATTGATAGGATGATGgagcctcttcaaatgagcaatGAGCAGAGTAGTTTACCTATTGATAAAACTAGAAAAGAAGATATCTTGGATGAAAAATCTCCACATATAGTTGGGGAAGAGTTGCTATTGGATAATCTAGTAACACATGGACGTCCAAAAGTTGGTGTTGAAGTTCAATATGGGAACCCTCCATTTTCTGGTGTTGAGTCAGCACATACATTGGGATTCGATGAAGTTTCTTTGATGCAGCAGAAGATTGTACAATGCAACACTGAAGCTGTTCCTTCTAATGCTAACAGCCAAGCTTACTTTTCACCATCCAATAGAGGTGGAGATGTTTTGGATTCCTCCAACTCACTTTTTAGCAATCAAGATCCTTGGAATCTACAACAACATGCTTACTTTCCTCCTCCTAAAcctaacaaaattcaaacaaagaAAGAATTATTGGCTCTGCGAGAGGACCGAGACCCTTTTGGAGAGAACCAGGCAGTAATTGGTGGGGAATCTAATATCGAATTGGAAGATGAAGTTTACCAGCCATTAAGCCATTTAAATGAGAATTTGAGTTCAGACCACACACAATCTATGAAAG GCTCAGGTGAGGAACTCATCAAGGAAGAACTACAAGCTGTTGCTGAAGAAGTAGCTGCTTCTGTTTTCCGGTCCTCTACTCATTCAAATCCTGACGTTCCAGCAGAGACCAATGCATCTGGTAATGAAGGCTATCAAGACACAGATGTCTTACCTAGTGACATTAAACTGCAACACAAAGCTAAATTTGAG GAATTAAAGACTAAACAGCCAGATAGAACAAATTTTGGTCTTCGAGTTTCGGATGGCATTGGTGGCTTGCAG GTTATAAAAGACAGTGACCTTGAAGAGCTGTGGGAGCTTGGTTCTGGCACCTTTGGTACCGTTTATCATGGGAAGTGGCGGGGTACTGATGTTGCAATTAAACGAATAAATGATAGATGTTTTGCCGGAAAACCCTCTGAACAAGAACGCATG ATTGATGATTTCTGGAATGAGGCAATTAAGCTTGCTGACTTGCATCATCCCAATGTTGTGGCTTTCTATGGTGTTGTACTTGATGGTCCTGGTGGTTCTGTAGCAACAGTGACGGAATATATGGTTAGTGGTTCTTTAAGAGATGCTTTACAGAAGAGCGAGAG GAACCTTGACAAGTGCAAGCGGCTTTTGATTGCCATGGATGTGGCCTTTGGAATGGAGTATTTGCATGGAAAGAATATAGTGCACTTTGATTTGAAGAGTGATAATTTACTTGTCAATCTTCGAGATCCTCACCGCCCAATATGCAAG GTTGGGGATTTGGGGCTATCAAAGCTGAAATGTCAAACTCTAATATCAGGTGGTGTGCGCGGAACACTTCCATGGATGGCGCCAGAACTTCTGAATGGCAGCAACAGTCTCGTGTCGGAAAAG GTTGATGTGTTCTCGTTCGGTATTGTGATGTGGGAGCTTCTCACTAGAGAAGAACCATATGCAGACTTGCACTATGGGGC
- the LOC107962552 gene encoding uncharacterized protein isoform X2 encodes MAFDQNSIQEDLRPLNVARIVTEEPQIADAVAATNNTRGASIDGFLPNSPRELETYGGAMRVLYPATVTDAGFASLGYGNVVPLTPGVPAWRPHMPMPVPVGNSSMNLVGGFGYSPNLGNMVAANAVHQVSNDVVAGHGYSPSLGNRISGNRSDQLSHDRVTVGLAHSCNMGNKVSGNGNELIGGVGYKSNSGVGSNGNGADQVNDEGGDDSVSGKKVKFLCSFGGKILPRPSDGVLRYVGGQTRIISVRRDVSFTEFVQKMMDTYGQPVVIKYQLPDEDLDALVSVSCSDDLVNMMDEYEKVIERSSDGSAKPRVFLFSASELDPSGTVQFGDLHDNGQKYVEAVNGIVNGAAGGIARKESIASATSTPNSDISGSEAVDSSGAVQGDVGGPPSTNLLSPRGNSPISGVHLGSPVVNISPQTLSSQLEFEAGRTVRLASTQQQLGYDLQQHYASTHVDPRHEVTSHTEYMQFAPQMEFSNPKFVANTGSVFNQQQPQENAPHQYIPAFNMTMTPSISHVVVRPAPFQPLLQHQQTPLEHYPDQNALGTRIIQHPVYQSHNIYQAEIPSAMVAGGYTFHHTPQTEHVVFSDGSLQQIKVTTPAKIPSIEDCFMCQKALPHVHSDPLVQDQRDGGATPMVNADSSYHGLHQEDSMRISSVNKVVVTAPIGDGIAHQQAGVQQLGHVDHQVGGLKSEAVGSSQNPDAPYGHEGNISPITDNSDHPRIPASLGLMGLASEFQSPYVLPTQYQFQKEVPHVEAIGIHALEQPVHETSRVPAVPKKDSVDPNHLIQIDRMMEPLQMSNEQSSLPIDKTRKEDILDEKSPHIVGEELLLDNLVTHGRPKVGVEVQYGNPPFSGVESAHTLGFDEVSLMQQKIVQCNTEAVPSNANSQAYFSPSNRGGDVLDSSNSLFSNQDPWNLQQHAYFPPPKPNKIQTKKELLALREDRDPFGENQAVIGGESNIELEDEVYQPLSHLNENLSSDHTQSMKGEELIKEELQAVAEEVAASVFRSSTHSNPDVPAETNASGNEGYQDTDVLPSDIKLQHKAKFEELKTKQPDRTNFGLRVSDGIGGLQVIKDSDLEELWELGSGTFGTVYHGKWRGTDVAIKRINDRCFAGKPSEQERMIDDFWNEAIKLADLHHPNVVAFYGVVLDGPGGSVATVTEYMVSGSLRDALQKSERNLDKCKRLLIAMDVAFGMEYLHGKNIVHFDLKSDNLLVNLRDPHRPICKVGDLGLSKLKCQTLISGGVRGTLPWMAPELLNGSNSLVSEKVDVFSFGIVMWELLTREEPYADLHYGAIIGGIVSNTLRPAVPESCDPDWRSLMERCWSSEPSERPNFTEIVNELRSMAAKIPPPKGQSP; translated from the exons ATGGCATTTGATCAAAATTCAATACAAGAAGATCTTAGACCATTGAATGTAGCTAGAATTGTAACTGAAGAGCCCCAAATTGCGGATGCGGTGGCTGCCACTAATAATACCCGCGGTGCAAGCATTGACGGGTTTCTTCCCAACTCGCCTCGGGAGCTTGAGACTTATGGTGGTGCCATGCGTGTTCTTTATCCAGCAACGGTGACTGATGCCGGTTTTGCAAGTTTAGGATATGGGAATGTAGTGCCCTTGACACCGGGTGTCCCTGCATGGAGACCTCACATGCCTATGCCTGTGCCGGTTGGGAATTCAAGTATGAACCTGGTTGGCGGGTTCGGTTATAGTCCGAATTTGGGCAATATGGTGGCTGCTAATGCCGTGCATCAGGTTAGTAATGATGTGGTAGCTGGGCATGGTTATAGTCCTAGTCTGGGCAATAGGATTAGTGGGAATAGGAGTGATCAATTGAGTCACGATAGGGTGACTGTAGGCTTAGCTCATAGTTGTAATATGGGAAACAAGGTtagtggtaatgggaatgaattAATAGGTGGGGTTGGTTATAAATCAAATTCAGGAGTTGGAAGTAATGGCAATGGTGCTGATCAGGTTAATGATGAGGGTGGGGATGATTCTGTGTCTGGGAAAAAGGTTAAGTTTTTGTGTAGTTTTGGGGGGAAGATATTGCCTAGACCAAGTGATGGGGTGTTGAGATATGTAGGGGGGCAGACAAGGATTATTAGTGTTAGAAGAGATGTGAGCTTTACTGAGTTTGTGCAAAAAATGATGGATACTTATGGGCAACCTGTGGTTATCAAGTACCAGCTTCCTGATGAGGACCTTGATGCATTAGTTTCCGTTTCATGCTCCGATGATCTTGTTAATATGATGGATGAGTATGAGAAAGTGATTGAAAGGTCTTCAGATGGATCTgctaaaccaagggtatttttgtTTTCGGCTTCGGAACTTGATCCTTCCGGTACGGTTCAATTCGGGGATTTGCATGACAATGGGCAGAAATATGTTGAGGCAGTAAATGGAATTGTGAATGGAGCTGCTGGTGGCATCGCACGTAAGGAGAGCATAGCAAGTGCGACTTCAACACCAAACTCTGATATTAGTGGGAGTGAAGCTGTTGATAGCTCAGGTGCTGTTCAAGGGGATGTTGGTGGACCTCCATCAACAAACTTGTTGTCACCTAGAGGGAATTCACCTATTTCCGGTGTTCATTTAGGAAGCCCGGTAGTTAATATCAGTCCTCAAACACTTTCGTCTCAACTTGAGTTTGAGGCTGGGAGGACGGTGCGGCTTGCTTCAACACAGCAGCAATTGGGATATGATCTGCAGCAACACTATGCATCTACACATGTTGATCCTCGCCATGAAGTTACAAGCCATACCGAATATATGCAGTTTGCACCTCAAATGGAGTTCTCAAATCCTAAGTTCGTGGCAAATACTGGTTCTGTGTTCAATCAACAGCAGCCTCAAGAAAATGCCCCTCATCAGTACATTCCTGCTTTTAACATGACTATGACTCCCTCCATCTCTCATGTTGTTGTTAGACCAGCACCGTTTCAGCCGCTGTTGCAACACCAACAAACTCCATTGGAGCATTATCCTGATCAAAATGCATTAGGAACAAGGATAATTCAGCATCCTGTTTATCAGAGCCACAATATTTATCAGGCCGAGATTCCATCAGCAATGGTTGCAGGAGGTTATACTTTCCATCATACTCCACAAACTGAGCATGTCGTCTTCTCAGATGGATCATTGCAGCAGATCAAAGTAACTACTCCAGCGAAGATCCCCAGTATCGAGGACTGCTTTATGTGTCAAAAGGCATTGCCTCATGTGCATTCTGATCCTTTGGTGCAGGACCAAAGAGATGGTGGCGCAACACCTATGGTGAATGCAGATTCTAGTTATCATGGTCTGCATCAAGAAGACTCAATGAGAATTTCATCAGTGAATAAAGTTGTGGTGACCGCACCGATAGGGGATGGCATTGCTCACCAGCAAGCTGGGGTGCAACAACTTGGCCATGTTGATCATCAAGTTGGTGGATTGAAGTCAGAGGCAGTTGGATCCTCTCAAAATCCTGATGCACCATATGGACATGAAGGGAATATTTCCCCAATAACAGATAATTCTGATCACCCTAGGATTCCAGCAAGCCTAGGTTTGATGGGTTTGGCAAGTGAGTTTCAATCACCATATGTTTTGCCAACTCAATACCAGTTCCAAAAGGAGGTTCCACATGTTGAGGCAATTGGCATTCATGCTTTAGAACAGCCAGTGCACGAAACGTCAAGGGTTCCTGCTGTACCTAAAAAAGATAGCGTAGACCCTAACCATCTGATCCAAATTGATAGGATGATGgagcctcttcaaatgagcaatGAGCAGAGTAGTTTACCTATTGATAAAACTAGAAAAGAAGATATCTTGGATGAAAAATCTCCACATATAGTTGGGGAAGAGTTGCTATTGGATAATCTAGTAACACATGGACGTCCAAAAGTTGGTGTTGAAGTTCAATATGGGAACCCTCCATTTTCTGGTGTTGAGTCAGCACATACATTGGGATTCGATGAAGTTTCTTTGATGCAGCAGAAGATTGTACAATGCAACACTGAAGCTGTTCCTTCTAATGCTAACAGCCAAGCTTACTTTTCACCATCCAATAGAGGTGGAGATGTTTTGGATTCCTCCAACTCACTTTTTAGCAATCAAGATCCTTGGAATCTACAACAACATGCTTACTTTCCTCCTCCTAAAcctaacaaaattcaaacaaagaAAGAATTATTGGCTCTGCGAGAGGACCGAGACCCTTTTGGAGAGAACCAGGCAGTAATTGGTGGGGAATCTAATATCGAATTGGAAGATGAAGTTTACCAGCCATTAAGCCATTTAAATGAGAATTTGAGTTCAGACCACACACAATCTATGAAAG GTGAGGAACTCATCAAGGAAGAACTACAAGCTGTTGCTGAAGAAGTAGCTGCTTCTGTTTTCCGGTCCTCTACTCATTCAAATCCTGACGTTCCAGCAGAGACCAATGCATCTGGTAATGAAGGCTATCAAGACACAGATGTCTTACCTAGTGACATTAAACTGCAACACAAAGCTAAATTTGAG GAATTAAAGACTAAACAGCCAGATAGAACAAATTTTGGTCTTCGAGTTTCGGATGGCATTGGTGGCTTGCAG GTTATAAAAGACAGTGACCTTGAAGAGCTGTGGGAGCTTGGTTCTGGCACCTTTGGTACCGTTTATCATGGGAAGTGGCGGGGTACTGATGTTGCAATTAAACGAATAAATGATAGATGTTTTGCCGGAAAACCCTCTGAACAAGAACGCATG ATTGATGATTTCTGGAATGAGGCAATTAAGCTTGCTGACTTGCATCATCCCAATGTTGTGGCTTTCTATGGTGTTGTACTTGATGGTCCTGGTGGTTCTGTAGCAACAGTGACGGAATATATGGTTAGTGGTTCTTTAAGAGATGCTTTACAGAAGAGCGAGAG GAACCTTGACAAGTGCAAGCGGCTTTTGATTGCCATGGATGTGGCCTTTGGAATGGAGTATTTGCATGGAAAGAATATAGTGCACTTTGATTTGAAGAGTGATAATTTACTTGTCAATCTTCGAGATCCTCACCGCCCAATATGCAAG GTTGGGGATTTGGGGCTATCAAAGCTGAAATGTCAAACTCTAATATCAGGTGGTGTGCGCGGAACACTTCCATGGATGGCGCCAGAACTTCTGAATGGCAGCAACAGTCTCGTGTCGGAAAAG GTTGATGTGTTCTCGTTCGGTATTGTGATGTGGGAGCTTCTCACTAGAGAAGAACCATATGCAGACTTGCACTATGGGGC